The Synechococcus sp. M16.1 genome includes the window AGGCAGAGATCCAAGGAGTTCTCGTAGCCGTGGATGCCCCATTCGTCCGTTGGTTTGCCGCCCATGTTGCCGAGGTTGCTGCCGCCGTATTTGGCTGCATCGGAGTTGAAGATCTCCTCGTAGAAGCCGGAGAGAGGAACGCCCACGCGGTAATGGGAGTGACTTTGGGGCGTGAAGTTCGCCACCACCACCAGCCAGGTGCCGCTGGCACTCTCCCGACGCATGAAGCTGATCACGGAGTGGCGGTTGTCGTTGCAATCGATCCACTGGAAGCCGAACTGGTCGAAGTCGTCCCGCCAGAGGGCCGGTTCTGCCTTGTAGAGAACGTTGAGGTCATCCACCAAACGCTGGATGCCCTTGTGGGGTTCGTAGTTCAGCAGATCCCACTGGAGATCGCCCCACACATTCCATTCAGCCCGCTGGCCGAATTCCATCCCCATGAAGATCGTCTTCTTGCCGGGGTGCGTCCACATGTAGGAGAGCAACGCCCGGGTGTTGGCGTACTTCTGCCAGTCATCTCCCGGCATCTTGTGCAGGAGATGGCTCTTCCCGTGCACCACTTCATCGTGGCTCAGGGCCAGCATGAAGTTCTCGGTGTAGGTGTACCAGATCGAGAAGGTGATGTTGTTCTGGTGGAACTGGCGGAACCACGGGTCCAGCTCGAAGTAATCGAGCATGTCGTGCATCCAACCCATGTTCCATTTGAGGTTGAACCCGAGGCCGCCGCTGTCCGTGGGCTGCGTCACCATCGGCCAGGTGGTTGATTCCTCCGCGATCGAGAGGGCCCCTGGGAAGTGCTGGAACAGCACGTGGTTGGCCTGCTGCAGGAAGCGAACGGCTTCGGTGTTCTCCCGACCGCCGTTCTCATTGGGGAGCCATTCCCCGTCGGGACGCAGGTAGTCGCGATAGAGCATCGAGGCCACGGCATCCACGCGTATGCCATCGATGTGGAACTGCTCGAACCAGAACACCAGGTTGGCGACGAGGAAATTACGAACCTCGTTGCGGCTGTAGTTGAAGATCAGCGTTCCCCATTCCTTGTGTTCCCCGATCCGGGGATCACTGTGTTCATAGAGATGGGTGCCATCAAAGAAGGCCAGGCCGTGGGCATCCTTCGGGAAGTGGCCCGGAACCCAGTCGATGATCACGCCGATGCCTTCGGCGTGACAGCGATCCACGAAGGCCCGAAATTCATCGGGCGTTCCGTAACGGCTGGTGGGGGCATACCAACCCGTCACCTGATAGCCCCAGGAGCCATCGAAGGGATGCTCGGTGATCGGCATCACCTCGATGTGGGTGAAGCCCCTCTCCTTGACGTACGGAATCAGGCGCTCGGCGAGTTCGGCGTAGGTGAGCAGGCGAGCGCCGGGTTTCATCTCCGCGGCGGGAACGGGCGTCCGAGGGGTGCCGTCGGGTTGAATCCAGGGCTCATCCGCTGATGCGTGGATCCAGCTGCCCAGGTGCATTTCATACACCGAGATCGGTTGATCGAGCGCGTTGCTGCTGTCGCGCTTCTGCATCCAGCCCTGATCGGACCATTGGTATCCGCCCAGGCGAGCCACAACGGAGCTGTTGTCCGGGCGAACCTCGTGCTGGAAGCCGTAAGGATCAGCCTTTTGGTAGCAGTGGCCTTCTTGGGTACGGATTTCGTACTTGTAGAGATGTCCCTCCTCGAGGCCGGGGATGAACAGTTCCCAGATGCCCCCGACGCGCTGCTGCATGGGGTGGTGACGTCCATCCCATGAATTCAGATCTCCAATCACGGAGACCGTGAGAGCGCTGGGCGCCCACAGGCAGAACATCACACCCCTGACCCCGTCACGCTCGGTGAGGTGGGCACCCATCTTTTGCCAGACGTGGTGATGGTTGCCTTCAGCGAACAGGTGGCGATCCATTTCGCCCATCCATTCGCCGCGGAAGGCCCAGGGGTCGTGTTGTTCGTGCACGATCCCGCCCCGCTCAACCCTGACCCGGTAAGTGCAGCCGGGGTCTCTGTTGAGCTGTGCCTCGAACACCCAGGGGTGGTTCGGCGTTGTCATGGCGATCTCGTCGCCAGCCTGCAACAGGGTGACTGTTTGGGCTTCCGGCATCCAGATCCGCACGGTCCAACCCTGATCAGAGGGTTGAGGACCAAGCACCGCAAACGGGTGGTCATGGCGACAATTCGCCAACCGTTCGCCGTCCTGCACCATCCAGTCGAGGACTGCGGCGACACCCATGGGAGATCTGTGAATTGGGCGAGATGTTAAGCCCGATTTACGAAACAGATCCGCTGTTGATCAGACGAAGTCTCGGGAAATGTCGACGTTGATGATCCGACCGCTTGCGTCAAAGATCACGAACAGGTTGGTGGTGGCCTGGCCGAAGGCGACAGCCACCAGCACGAGCTGCTGATCGCCGCCTTGATGGGCGATCACAGCGTCCTTGACCTTGCGGAACCCACCTGACACCTGGCTGAGCTTGGTCCATTTGCGTTCCAGATCTCCCGGGGCCAGCTCCTCCTGGAGTTGGAGGGACATCTTGGATCGCGCGGCAATCCAGCGTCCTGCTGCCAGGTCGCGGGTGAAGTCGAGGGCCGTTGTCTCGATCGGCTGGATCCGGTCGCTCCACTTCCAGGCGAGCAGTTTGCCGTCCTCATCCAGCACCATCAGCACCCCTTCGTCACCGGATGCAGTGGTCACCACCGCATCGATGGTTGTTGTGTTGTAGCCAGGGGTCACGCTGACAACGCGGGTTGCATCAATGGCCGCGAGTTGGTTCAGGCGTGCCTGGACGGTGTTCATATCAACGCTGGTCTGAACCGGGGCTGCGAGAGCGTCATGCATGACGTCTCCCTGGCGATTTTTGAGCGCCTCCAGCAGCAGTTCAGCCGCCGCCGTTGGCTGGGCTGGGGTGAGTTCGGTTCTGGTGAGTTGCTCCGCTGCTGCGGGACTGATCAACTCCATGGGAGCCGACAGAGCGATGGCCAGCAGGGCAGCGGAGAGCTACAAAGCACAAACGTCAGTCGAGCTTCAGTCTGCCGGAATTAAAGGGGTTCAGCTGCAGGGTGGAGCCAGCAAGTTTCAGTGTCAGTGTCACCACACGATGCTCTGGGCTTGGTGCTCCGCAGGCAACGGCATCGTGGCCAGGGTTGACGCCAATGGCGGGCCACGCTGCTGCGGCAACGGAGATCCTCAGTCGATCGCCACAAGCCAGGCTCGCGTGCAGCGGCTGGAGGATCACGCTGCGCCTGGCTGGCTGCAACGCCTCCTCTCCGCGAACCCGTACGACTCCCGTGCTCAGTTGATCAACGCTGTTGGTTTCCGCGGGCAGGCGCGAGAGGCTGATGCAGAGATCAAACCCGGGCTGGTCCGCTTCGGCGTCCAACAGGAGGTGCGGTTGACCTGACAGCAGAAGCTCATCGACCAGGGGTGCGGTGGTGAATGTCGCAACGTCGCTGCGTTGATCCACGGCCGTGCGCTCAGCGGGGCCAGGGTTTGTTCCGAGGTGTCCCCCGATGGCCGGAACCGGTCGCCAGGGGTCATGAACGATGACCACGCTTCCTTCTCCTTCTCCATCCGCCACAAGGGCGCCTTCACTTGGGTCGATGCAGGCCAGTCCATTGCTCCGCAGTCCCCATGACGCTGACCTGCCCGTGGCGGGTGCGGGGATCGCGTTCCACTGATGCTGGGTGATGTTCCAGAGCTGGTGACTGGGCTCCGGTTCCTGCGGGGGGCGATCCTGCAGATGTTGTTGGAAGAACTGAAGCATCAGCTGCTGGGTTTCCGGCCACCACTGCAAATGGGAGGCCGGCCCGATGTGCAGGGAGGGCTGCCCGCCGGCCGCTTGGCTGCGATGCCAGAGGTCCAGCAGACCCACCAGATGCGG containing:
- the glgB gene encoding 1,4-alpha-glucan branching protein GlgB, producing the protein MGVAAVLDWMVQDGERLANCRHDHPFAVLGPQPSDQGWTVRIWMPEAQTVTLLQAGDEIAMTTPNHPWVFEAQLNRDPGCTYRVRVERGGIVHEQHDPWAFRGEWMGEMDRHLFAEGNHHHVWQKMGAHLTERDGVRGVMFCLWAPSALTVSVIGDLNSWDGRHHPMQQRVGGIWELFIPGLEEGHLYKYEIRTQEGHCYQKADPYGFQHEVRPDNSSVVARLGGYQWSDQGWMQKRDSSNALDQPISVYEMHLGSWIHASADEPWIQPDGTPRTPVPAAEMKPGARLLTYAELAERLIPYVKERGFTHIEVMPITEHPFDGSWGYQVTGWYAPTSRYGTPDEFRAFVDRCHAEGIGVIIDWVPGHFPKDAHGLAFFDGTHLYEHSDPRIGEHKEWGTLIFNYSRNEVRNFLVANLVFWFEQFHIDGIRVDAVASMLYRDYLRPDGEWLPNENGGRENTEAVRFLQQANHVLFQHFPGALSIAEESTTWPMVTQPTDSGGLGFNLKWNMGWMHDMLDYFELDPWFRQFHQNNITFSIWYTYTENFMLALSHDEVVHGKSHLLHKMPGDDWQKYANTRALLSYMWTHPGKKTIFMGMEFGQRAEWNVWGDLQWDLLNYEPHKGIQRLVDDLNVLYKAEPALWRDDFDQFGFQWIDCNDNRHSVISFMRRESASGTWLVVVANFTPQSHSHYRVGVPLSGFYEEIFNSDAAKYGGSNLGNMGGKPTDEWGIHGYENSLDLCLPPLSLMVFKHDPKRSLSSSEPDNIV
- a CDS encoding DUF3887 domain-containing protein → MELISPAAAEQLTRTELTPAQPTAAAELLLEALKNRQGDVMHDALAAPVQTSVDMNTVQARLNQLAAIDATRVVSVTPGYNTTTIDAVVTTASGDEGVLMVLDEDGKLLAWKWSDRIQPIETTALDFTRDLAAGRWIAARSKMSLQLQEELAPGDLERKWTKLSQVSGGFRKVKDAVIAHQGGDQQLVLVAVAFGQATTNLFVIFDASGRIINVDISRDFV
- a CDS encoding CocE/NonD family hydrolase; protein product: MSAETSGIVCRSAALRTADGVVLRSRLWHPSGEGPWPALLMRQPYGSRIASTVTYAHPSWWASHGFLVVVQDVRGQGESEGGFRGFGQEAADTPATHAWVRQLPECNGRLGVYGFSYQGLTQLTAAESAPPPECTAPAMTGLDERRHWSCEGGAHWWHLGLGWGLQLAALQAQRRGDATAWLEIRRSLEDNRYLRDGPTLLERHDPEGMAWSWLNNDPSNDQQWTVHHAPESWLQRPMLLIGGWWDPHLVGLLDLWHRSQAAGGQPSLHIGPASHLQWWPETQQLMLQFFQQHLQDRPPQEPEPSHQLWNITQHQWNAIPAPATGRSASWGLRSNGLACIDPSEGALVADGEGEGSVVIVHDPWRPVPAIGGHLGTNPGPAERTAVDQRSDVATFTTAPLVDELLLSGQPHLLLDAEADQPGFDLCISLSRLPAETNSVDQLSTGVVRVRGEEALQPARRSVILQPLHASLACGDRLRISVAAAAWPAIGVNPGHDAVACGAPSPEHRVVTLTLKLAGSTLQLNPFNSGRLKLD